A window from Kovacikia minuta CCNUW1 encodes these proteins:
- the rpmH gene encoding 50S ribosomal protein L34: MTQRTLGGTSRKRKRTSGFRARMRTKNGQRVLRARRRKGRARLAVA; the protein is encoded by the coding sequence ATGACTCAAAGAACCTTAGGCGGAACTAGCCGCAAGCGCAAAAGAACCTCTGGTTTTCGTGCCCGGATGCGAACAAAAAATGGTCAGAGAGTTCTACGCGCCCGCAGAAGAAAAGGGCGTGCCCGCTTAGCCGTTGCCTAG
- the rnpA gene encoding ribonuclease P protein component: MALPKANRLKRRQDFNAVYQRGIRRRSKHLTLFALRQKPVNSSGWLIEDLGQHANPPVAQITTQIGISISQKVSKRAVVRNRIKRRIRAALRPLLPKLSPGLHLVIVVQPQAVQCDYLQFLRELEQLLIDAEVFNGHS; encoded by the coding sequence GTGGCATTGCCTAAGGCAAATCGTCTCAAACGTCGGCAAGATTTTAATGCTGTCTACCAGAGAGGCATCCGACGCAGGTCTAAACACTTAACCTTATTTGCTTTGAGGCAAAAGCCGGTTAATTCTTCTGGTTGGTTAATTGAAGATTTGGGGCAGCATGCTAACCCCCCGGTGGCTCAAATAACCACCCAAATTGGCATTTCAATCAGCCAAAAGGTCAGCAAGCGGGCAGTTGTTCGGAACCGAATCAAACGCCGGATTCGGGCTGCCTTGCGCCCCTTACTCCCCAAACTTTCTCCTGGCTTGCACCTGGTGATCGTCGTTCAGCCTCAGGCTGTTCAGTGCGATTACTTACAATTTCTGCGAGAATTAGAGCAGTTGTTGATAGACGCCGAGGTATTCAATGGGCATTCGTGA
- a CDS encoding PH domain-containing protein: MGIREDVYYEGGPHIGDLIINILLGFTVICLPLTVGSIVRALWLRYRITNRRISVTGGWMGRDRSDIIYSEIAKVVTVPRGFGSWGDMVITLRDGSRLELRSVPKFREVYDYINDKLSPKAKAASGSAGSQKS; the protein is encoded by the coding sequence ATGGGCATTCGTGAGGACGTTTATTACGAGGGCGGTCCCCATATTGGTGATTTGATTATCAATATTCTGTTGGGGTTCACGGTTATCTGCCTGCCCCTAACAGTTGGGTCGATCGTCCGTGCACTTTGGCTGCGTTATCGGATTACGAACCGTCGCATATCTGTAACAGGAGGATGGATGGGACGGGATCGTTCCGATATCATCTATTCTGAGATTGCCAAAGTTGTCACCGTTCCGCGCGGCTTTGGTAGTTGGGGAGATATGGTCATCACGCTTCGGGATGGAAGCCGATTGGAACTGAGATCCGTCCCGAAATTCCGCGAAGTCTACGATTACATCAATGACAAGCTATCCCCAAAAGCAAAAGCAGCGAGTGGAAGCGCGGGTAGCCAGAAGAGCTAA
- the yidC gene encoding membrane protein insertase YidC → MDFGIGFLSNNVMLPILDFFYGIVPSYGLAIVALTLVVRFALYPLSAGSIRNMRRMKVVQPIMQKRQAEIKERYKNDPQKQQEEMANVMKELGNPLAGCFPLLLQMPILFALFATLRGSPFSDVPYSINFQILPKEQIEQIQPQAFATSPQNVYLTDGIHAPIAAVVPGGTKLAVGEKASVEFQTTEGKPLGILLEDYPETREKLTPRLEAASGAERIKINQDGTIEALQPGDVTVKGFVPGLASDKGFLFIDKLGRVGAIDPDGVIHWDIVGMIIFFGVSIYINQLLSGQGGSSSSSNPNQDTVNKITPVLFSGMFLFFPLPAGVLMYMVIANIFQTLQTFILSREPLPEDIQKLVEIEEKATASAAATLPFEPGRPKKEAETKAKETKGSKDATPSNQSTRPNPLARPNQPAKSKKAAETKAKETPKGKETKGDKDVPPFEPGRSKKKP, encoded by the coding sequence ATGGACTTTGGTATCGGGTTTCTCTCCAACAACGTAATGCTGCCAATCCTGGATTTTTTCTACGGGATTGTTCCCAGCTATGGACTTGCGATCGTGGCTTTGACGCTGGTCGTTCGCTTTGCGCTGTATCCCCTCAGTGCGGGTTCAATCCGCAATATGCGCCGCATGAAAGTGGTTCAACCAATCATGCAAAAGCGCCAGGCGGAGATTAAGGAGCGCTATAAAAACGACCCGCAAAAGCAGCAGGAGGAAATGGCAAATGTCATGAAGGAGTTAGGGAATCCCCTGGCTGGGTGTTTTCCACTGCTCCTTCAGATGCCCATTTTGTTTGCCTTGTTTGCAACTCTGCGGGGGTCACCCTTCTCAGATGTTCCCTATTCCATTAACTTTCAAATTCTTCCCAAGGAGCAGATTGAGCAAATTCAACCTCAGGCATTTGCCACCTCTCCCCAAAACGTTTATTTGACAGATGGCATTCATGCTCCGATCGCTGCCGTTGTTCCAGGCGGAACCAAACTTGCAGTTGGAGAAAAAGCCAGCGTGGAATTTCAAACCACTGAAGGGAAGCCGCTGGGGATTCTATTGGAGGATTATCCCGAAACAAGAGAGAAACTAACTCCTCGACTTGAAGCTGCCAGCGGGGCTGAGCGCATCAAAATTAATCAAGATGGCACAATTGAAGCGCTTCAACCAGGGGATGTCACCGTTAAGGGATTTGTTCCCGGTCTGGCGTCTGATAAAGGATTTCTCTTTATTGATAAGTTGGGACGTGTGGGGGCGATCGACCCGGATGGAGTGATCCACTGGGATATCGTCGGCATGATCATTTTCTTTGGGGTCAGCATCTACATCAACCAACTTCTGTCTGGTCAGGGAGGAAGTTCATCCAGCTCAAACCCGAATCAGGATACGGTCAACAAGATCACTCCAGTCCTGTTTTCAGGCATGTTCTTGTTCTTCCCATTGCCTGCTGGGGTGCTGATGTATATGGTAATTGCCAACATCTTCCAGACCTTGCAAACCTTCATTCTGTCGCGAGAACCCCTTCCTGAAGATATTCAGAAGTTAGTAGAGATAGAAGAAAAGGCAACAGCATCCGCTGCCGCAACCCTACCATTCGAGCCAGGTCGCCCCAAAAAAGAGGCGGAAACCAAAGCGAAGGAAACGAAAGGTAGCAAGGATGCGACCCCATCTAACCAATCCACTCGCCCCAATCCGTTGGCTCGCCCCAATCAGCCTGCCAAATCCAAAAAAGCCGCAGAAACCAAAGCGAAGGAAACTCCAAAAGGGAAAGAAACAAAGGGGGACAAAGATGTTCCTCCCTTTGAACCGGGACGTTCTAAGAAAAAGCCTTGA
- a CDS encoding Jag family protein, producing the protein MDATLSQRGQEWLEELLRLAGLPVAVEPELNPGFAEDSCWLKIDETNLAPEQVQALIGSDGVVLDSIQYLMNATLNLGQESEKQGAFTVELAGYRLRRYSELKAMAEQAADHVRETGEEFELKSLSSAERRQVHTMLKEYEELETYSRGQEPDRRLVVRLLQA; encoded by the coding sequence ATGGATGCAACTCTGAGTCAGCGGGGTCAGGAATGGTTGGAAGAACTTTTGCGGTTAGCAGGTTTACCTGTGGCTGTTGAGCCTGAACTGAATCCTGGTTTTGCTGAAGATAGTTGTTGGCTGAAGATTGATGAAACAAATTTGGCTCCCGAACAGGTTCAGGCACTCATTGGTTCGGATGGAGTTGTCCTAGACTCGATTCAATATTTGATGAACGCAACCCTTAATTTGGGGCAGGAATCGGAGAAACAGGGGGCTTTTACCGTTGAATTGGCTGGCTATCGGTTGCGCCGCTATTCCGAACTGAAAGCAATGGCGGAGCAAGCAGCAGATCATGTGCGGGAGACGGGCGAAGAATTTGAGCTAAAGTCTTTGTCATCTGCTGAACGACGGCAGGTTCACACGATGCTGAAAGAATACGAAGAGCTTGAAACTTACAGCCGTGGACAGGAACCCGATCGCCGTTTGGTCGTTCGTCTCTTACAAGCTTAA